A region from the Brachyspira hampsonii genome encodes:
- the rsmG gene encoding 16S rRNA (guanine(527)-N(7))-methyltransferase RsmG — MHYDFVLDNISNNIKIDGYKKAKLIEYASLVIDYNRNVNITGAKTKEDFFNDHIADSLLALDIFSDYNNIIDIGSGAGLPSIPLAIVFDDKKFTLCESKNKKAEFLRLVKDKLELNNIEVKCINAYEIKEKYDTITSRAFSDIDTLLKIFNKLKTKNSKLILYKGKKEKIEEELKKANISKSKYTVEIKRLENKDKERHIVIISNI, encoded by the coding sequence ATGCATTATGATTTTGTATTAGACAATATCAGCAATAATATAAAAATTGATGGATATAAAAAAGCAAAACTTATAGAGTATGCTTCTTTGGTTATAGATTATAATAGAAATGTTAATATCACAGGGGCAAAAACTAAAGAAGATTTTTTTAATGATCATATTGCTGATAGTCTTCTTGCTTTAGATATATTTTCTGATTATAATAATATAATAGATATAGGCTCAGGGGCAGGACTTCCTTCTATACCGCTTGCCATTGTCTTTGATGATAAAAAATTTACATTATGCGAGTCTAAAAATAAAAAGGCTGAATTTTTAAGATTGGTAAAGGATAAATTGGAATTAAACAATATAGAAGTGAAATGCATAAATGCTTATGAGATAAAAGAAAAATATGATACTATCACTTCAAGAGCTTTTTCTGATATAGATACACTTTTAAAAATATTCAATAAATTAAAAACTAAAAATTCAAAATTAATTTTATATAAAGGCAAGAAAGAAAAAATAGAAGAAGAATTAAAAAAAGCAAATATTTCAAAAAGTAAATATACTGTAGAAATAAAAAGGTTAGAAAATAAAGATAAAGAGAGGCATATAGTTATAATATCTAATATATAA
- a CDS encoding tetratricopeptide repeat protein, with translation MAGKYDKQLDKYNSLLSKKPNDPYAMAMLARIAIKENRIEDAENYYTTILLKTPNYAEALYMMGFINMKKNKYNTSVNYFNQLLKTGKKNAFVYEYLSIMDKKNRKEYLEKALELSKNTKIKSKDYKRCSYIAFQSYAWKEYDISLEYASLAYDAKPTNDIINLLGCIYHHNGDYDKALSLFHEVNANYESKNPYVLCNISSCYNKKNSNKMAIRYLEKALEVNNNDKVIYYTIGSIYASSGNKKLAIKNFEQALKINENYEEAKKALEAIKE, from the coding sequence ATGGCAGGTAAATATGATAAGCAATTAGATAAATATAATAGTCTCTTATCAAAAAAACCAAATGATCCTTATGCTATGGCTATGTTGGCTAGAATAGCTATTAAGGAGAATAGAATCGAAGATGCAGAAAACTATTATACTACTATCTTACTTAAAACACCTAACTATGCAGAAGCACTATATATGATGGGATTCATAAATATGAAAAAAAATAAATATAATACTTCTGTAAATTATTTTAATCAGCTATTGAAAACCGGTAAAAAAAATGCTTTTGTATATGAATACTTATCTATAATGGATAAAAAAAATAGAAAGGAATATTTAGAAAAAGCATTAGAATTATCAAAGAATACTAAAATAAAGTCTAAAGACTATAAAAGATGTTCATATATAGCTTTTCAATCTTATGCTTGGAAAGAATATGATATATCTTTAGAATATGCCTCTTTAGCTTATGATGCCAAGCCTACAAATGATATAATTAATCTATTAGGCTGCATATATCATCATAATGGAGATTATGATAAAGCTCTTTCTCTTTTTCATGAAGTTAATGCTAATTATGAAAGTAAAAATCCTTATGTATTATGCAATATATCTTCATGTTATAACAAAAAAAATAGTAATAAGATGGCTATAAGATATTTAGAAAAAGCATTAGAAGTAAATAATAATGATAAAGTAATATACTATACTATAGGTTCTATATATGCTTCAAGCGGAAATAAAAAATTAGCTATTAAAAATTTTGAACAGGCTTTAAAAATTAATGAAAATTATGAGGAAGCAAAAAAGGCTTTAGAGGCTATTAAAGAATAA
- a CDS encoding DUF5312 family protein: MNFFDYIRYNLFNIRTPELVEKMRMEEYSERISKQKYNFVDLKTKSLTVTCAKFMFEMYKVVGPLLSPLKEEFIVKDGKQFSYYLIEVSFNDEIKELYSTLNRDYMMSKIGEGQNPNAVFNEVKNNFVKFKKFISGEGGKEMNLTFNLLKDFAQLSNFDFFLFLRAFCPSFVDGAYNSNPQFKPSSNMQVVDDLVKLDYAVNSIVIRKELLSALNIFQQYLGMPPIPEKNIKSFLARVKYLQTPDIMHDIIVYLLKDFTYKCSINPSNVNIFVNYITDLTNNLKKDMDSIVAEIKSSKIAGMRNKLFNGIEILKMSNVNEEKNEQLEKFDCPIFTCVEPLQYIKTFIIEIFDINYKDPLNDMFLGAEFVSKDRNSQGLDAFYILNDVRESIQKFDAMLSPESENFKRLKTWIISKNKANANKDLIETMVNKIDTEGNKIILSVYNSVIDLTTIVKNIFDDCKNNTKQEISNANKVQYLPKFNLDIAQNMLDDFDNFITLMKNFVR; the protein is encoded by the coding sequence GTGAATTTTTTTGATTATATAAGATACAATTTATTCAATATAAGAACTCCTGAATTAGTGGAAAAAATGCGTATGGAGGAGTATTCTGAAAGGATATCAAAACAAAAATATAATTTTGTGGATTTAAAAACTAAATCATTAACAGTTACTTGTGCAAAATTTATGTTTGAAATGTATAAAGTAGTGGGGCCTTTACTTAGTCCGTTGAAAGAGGAATTTATAGTAAAAGATGGGAAACAATTCTCATATTATTTAATAGAAGTGTCTTTTAATGATGAGATCAAAGAATTATATTCTACATTAAATAGAGATTATATGATGTCCAAAATAGGAGAAGGTCAAAATCCTAATGCTGTATTTAATGAAGTAAAGAACAATTTTGTAAAATTTAAAAAGTTTATAAGCGGAGAAGGCGGAAAGGAAATGAATTTAACTTTCAACTTGCTTAAAGATTTTGCACAATTATCAAATTTTGATTTCTTTCTTTTTTTGAGAGCTTTTTGTCCTTCTTTTGTAGACGGTGCTTACAATTCTAATCCTCAATTCAAACCTAGTTCAAATATGCAGGTCGTTGATGATTTAGTAAAATTGGATTATGCTGTAAACTCAATAGTAATAAGAAAAGAATTATTATCTGCTTTAAATATTTTTCAGCAATATTTAGGAATGCCTCCTATACCTGAAAAAAATATTAAATCATTTTTAGCGAGAGTTAAATATCTTCAAACTCCGGATATAATGCATGATATTATAGTTTATTTGCTTAAAGATTTTACTTATAAATGCAGTATTAACCCATCTAATGTTAATATATTTGTAAATTATATAACAGATTTGACAAATAATTTAAAGAAAGATATGGATAGTATAGTTGCTGAAATTAAGAGCAGTAAGATTGCCGGAATGAGGAATAAGCTATTTAATGGTATAGAAATATTAAAAATGTCGAATGTAAATGAGGAAAAAAATGAGCAGCTTGAAAAATTTGACTGTCCTATATTTACTTGTGTAGAGCCGCTTCAGTATATAAAAACATTTATTATAGAAATATTTGACATAAATTATAAAGATCCGCTTAATGATATGTTTTTAGGTGCTGAATTTGTAAGTAAAGATAGAAACTCTCAAGGGCTCGATGCTTTCTATATATTAAATGATGTTAGAGAATCTATACAAAAATTTGATGCTATGCTAAGTCCTGAGTCTGAAAACTTCAAGCGTTTAAAAACTTGGATAATATCGAAAAACAAAGCAAATGCTAATAAAGATTTAATAGAAACTATGGTAAATAAAATTGATACAGAAGGAAATAAAATAATCTTAAGCGTTTATAACTCTGTAATAGATTTAACTACTATAGTTAAAAATATTTTTGATGACTGCAAAAATAATACTAAACAAGAAATTAGTAATGCCAATAAGGTTCAATATTTACCTAAATTTAATCTTGATATAGCTCAAAACATGCTTGATGATTTTGATAATTTTATAACACTTATGAAAAACTTTGTAAGATAA
- the tgt gene encoding tRNA guanosine(34) transglycosylase Tgt: protein MSFTFNVLKNSSQTAARLGKININGIEIDTPVFMPVGTKATVKALTPIMIEETESKIILSNTYHLVLKPGLEVLKKFGGVKKFMGWKGAMLTDSGGFQVFSLAKLRKINDNGVEFSSHIDGSKYLFTPKSVMEAEHIIGADFIMCLDECSKYDASYEYAKEAMLRTHKWAKECKEYHDSTPNKEYQYLGGIIQGGMFDDLRKESAETLVNMDFPFYSIGGLSVGETPEKMHDVLSKVMLYTDKSKPRYLMGVSEPRDILNAVMEGIDMFDCVMPTRNARNGEAFTMNGVVRIRNSKYRMDDTVLEDECDCYTCKNFSKAYLNHLDKTHEILFSILMTIHNVRFMQRFMKDLRNSIENDVFSDYRKDMMNKIY from the coding sequence ATGTCATTTACATTTAATGTATTAAAAAACAGCAGTCAAACCGCAGCCAGACTTGGAAAAATAAATATTAATGGAATAGAAATAGATACTCCTGTCTTTATGCCTGTAGGTACAAAAGCAACTGTAAAAGCATTAACTCCCATTATGATAGAGGAAACAGAAAGTAAAATAATATTATCCAACACATACCATTTAGTATTAAAACCCGGACTTGAAGTATTAAAAAAGTTCGGCGGAGTCAAAAAGTTTATGGGCTGGAAAGGAGCTATGCTTACAGATTCAGGCGGATTTCAGGTATTCTCTTTGGCAAAATTAAGAAAGATAAATGATAACGGAGTGGAATTCAGCTCTCATATAGACGGCTCTAAATACCTATTTACGCCTAAAAGTGTAATGGAGGCAGAACATATTATAGGGGCTGACTTTATAATGTGTCTTGATGAATGTTCTAAATATGATGCTTCTTACGAATATGCAAAAGAGGCAATGCTTAGAACTCATAAATGGGCTAAAGAATGCAAAGAATATCATGACAGTACACCAAATAAAGAATATCAGTATCTCGGCGGAATTATACAAGGTGGAATGTTTGATGATTTGAGAAAAGAAAGTGCTGAAACCTTAGTAAATATGGATTTTCCTTTCTATTCTATAGGAGGACTTTCTGTCGGTGAAACACCTGAAAAAATGCATGATGTGCTTTCAAAAGTAATGCTTTATACAGATAAAAGTAAGCCTCGTTATTTAATGGGGGTAAGCGAGCCGAGAGATATACTTAATGCTGTTATGGAAGGTATAGACATGTTTGACTGTGTTATGCCTACTAGAAATGCCAGAAATGGGGAAGCATTTACTATGAATGGTGTTGTCAGAATAAGAAATTCTAAATACAGAATGGACGATACTGTGCTTGAAGATGAATGCGATTGTTATACTTGTAAGAATTTCTCTAAAGCATATCTTAATCATTTGGATAAAACACATGAAATATTATTTTCTATACTTATGACTATACATAATGTGAGATTTATGCAAAGATTTATGAAAGATTTAAGAAATTCTATTGAAAATGATGTATTTTCCGATTATAGAAAAGATATGATGAATAAAATTTATTAA
- a CDS encoding methyl-accepting chemotaxis protein codes for MKKLQSLRVKMPLIIISMVIVFIIALITIIEIKVSNSIKNATYEGYNNTVMGYASLIDTWFDDQLAIASIYGTSEELIRYLELRTEDLRNIALNNLKKFKSLNVYAINIGISDLNGNILLDSDNPDLINQNVFNIHPDLKTKINGSARGIFGENITHSLTTGGWSLILLEKIFNGNNQNIGYLYVMLDWSTLNKNHIEPLVIGKTGNMYAVDKNLIIKIHSKTENINQTAPEQFRDAFNLGKGVLNYVFNNEKRVSSVITLESQPWVLGVSVTESEIYQANRELMITMIIISVIAIAIISVLISMFIMSITKPLHLLVGVAKEIADGDLRTTKQKIKRKDELGELSDAFVAMRKKLVDALRVVEDTANNITMAAKELSEQNTDLAHRTESQAASIEETSASMTEISSTIKDSADNSVSGSKMILDSKTSVENAGNIIAETTSNIEEVHDASSKIKDITKIIEDIAFQTNILALNASVEAARAGEQGKGFAVVASEVRNLAQTTQTSVKSITDLIENVYEKIDKATGTARESQEIFVEIQNKIEEASKIMEGISNSAVEQQNGIDQVKIAIADMDSTTQKNAALVEEATASAELLFAQSKELMDAIHLFKLPDGTR; via the coding sequence ATGAAAAAACTTCAAAGCCTAAGAGTGAAAATGCCTCTTATTATCATATCGATGGTAATTGTATTTATAATTGCATTAATCACGATAATAGAAATAAAAGTATCTAACAGTATAAAAAATGCTACATACGAAGGATATAACAATACAGTTATGGGATATGCTTCATTAATTGACACTTGGTTTGATGATCAATTAGCAATAGCAAGTATATACGGTACATCTGAAGAATTAATAAGATATTTAGAATTAAGAACTGAAGATCTTAGAAACATCGCATTGAATAATCTTAAAAAATTTAAATCTCTAAATGTATATGCTATTAATATAGGTATATCAGATTTAAACGGTAATATTCTGTTAGATTCAGACAATCCTGATTTAATAAACCAAAATGTATTTAACATACACCCCGACTTAAAAACTAAAATAAATGGAAGTGCCAGAGGAATATTTGGAGAAAACATCACTCATTCTTTGACAACAGGAGGCTGGTCTCTAATTCTATTAGAAAAAATTTTTAACGGCAATAATCAAAATATAGGATATCTATATGTAATGCTTGATTGGTCTACTCTCAATAAAAATCATATAGAACCTCTTGTTATAGGCAAAACAGGAAATATGTATGCTGTTGATAAAAATTTAATAATAAAAATACATAGTAAAACAGAAAATATCAATCAAACAGCTCCGGAACAATTTAGAGATGCCTTTAATTTAGGAAAAGGTGTATTAAACTATGTATTTAATAATGAAAAAAGAGTATCATCTGTAATAACATTAGAATCTCAGCCTTGGGTATTGGGAGTATCCGTAACAGAATCGGAAATATATCAGGCTAATAGAGAACTTATGATTACTATGATAATTATATCTGTTATTGCTATAGCGATTATATCAGTACTTATATCAATGTTCATAATGTCTATAACTAAACCGCTTCACTTATTAGTAGGGGTTGCTAAAGAGATAGCAGACGGAGATTTAAGAACTACAAAACAAAAAATTAAAAGGAAAGATGAGCTTGGAGAATTATCCGATGCATTTGTAGCTATGAGGAAAAAACTTGTAGATGCTTTAAGAGTTGTAGAAGATACAGCAAACAATATCACTATGGCAGCAAAAGAATTGTCCGAGCAAAATACAGATTTGGCACATAGAACAGAAAGTCAGGCTGCAAGCATAGAAGAAACTTCAGCTTCTATGACAGAAATTTCTTCTACAATAAAAGACTCAGCAGATAATTCTGTTAGCGGAAGCAAAATGATATTAGATTCCAAAACTTCTGTTGAAAATGCCGGAAATATAATAGCTGAAACTACTTCTAACATAGAAGAAGTACATGATGCAAGCAGTAAAATTAAAGATATTACTAAAATCATTGAAGATATAGCATTCCAAACTAATATTTTGGCACTTAATGCTTCAGTAGAGGCAGCAAGAGCAGGAGAACAAGGAAAAGGTTTTGCCGTTGTTGCTTCTGAAGTAAGAAACTTAGCACAGACTACTCAAACTTCAGTAAAAAGCATTACAGACTTGATTGAAAATGTTTATGAAAAAATAGACAAAGCTACAGGAACAGCAAGAGAATCTCAGGAAATATTTGTAGAAATACAAAATAAAATAGAAGAAGCCTCAAAAATTATGGAAGGCATAAGCAACAGTGCCGTTGAGCAGCAAAATGGAATAGATCAGGTAAAAATAGCCATTGCCGATATGGATTCTACAACTCAGAAAAATGCTGCTTTAGTAGAGGAAGCTACAGCATCTGCTGAATTATTATTCGCCCAATCTAAAGAATTAATGGATGCTATACACTTATTTAAACTTCCTGATGGTACTAGATAA
- a CDS encoding lysylphosphatidylglycerol synthase transmembrane domain-containing protein, producing MNKNHKTIIQVVIGIAVSIICLYFAFRGINIKESIEIVKNINVVYFLISLILSIVIIVLRGLRWECFIPLKKPIKKRTIVMATYIGYMGNNILPAKLGEVARAYILGVKENVSKSALIASVVTERLFDVITGGIILTVSVIFIPNLPKTVTYAAIALFVLSIIGFLVLMFLVWQREFAHKVFHKIFGILPKNIGDKLIEFSCNFIDGIGFKNDAKHIFLIFFYTFLYLIGQMLTIGFLMMAFNIKTSPIISLFTFAIGGFGFAVPSAPSGIGPFEWAVIFGLSLIGVEKNIAAPYALVYHIMGIVPIVIIGFIFLFIMGVDLKTATKAGNEEENKENKA from the coding sequence ATGAATAAGAATCATAAAACCATCATACAGGTAGTAATAGGAATTGCTGTAAGTATAATTTGTTTATATTTTGCTTTTAGAGGAATTAATATAAAAGAATCTATAGAAATAGTAAAAAATATTAATGTAGTGTATTTTCTTATTTCTTTAATATTAAGTATAGTTATTATAGTATTAAGGGGGTTAAGATGGGAATGTTTTATCCCTTTAAAAAAGCCTATTAAAAAAAGAACTATAGTTATGGCAACTTATATTGGTTATATGGGAAATAATATACTTCCTGCCAAACTTGGAGAGGTGGCTCGTGCTTATATTTTGGGTGTTAAAGAAAATGTAAGTAAATCGGCATTAATTGCTTCAGTAGTTACTGAAAGACTTTTTGATGTTATAACAGGCGGAATTATATTAACTGTATCTGTAATATTTATTCCTAATTTACCTAAGACAGTTACTTATGCCGCCATAGCTTTATTTGTTTTATCAATAATTGGCTTTTTGGTATTAATGTTTCTAGTATGGCAGAGAGAATTTGCTCATAAGGTTTTTCATAAAATTTTTGGCATACTTCCGAAGAATATAGGAGATAAATTAATTGAGTTTTCATGCAATTTTATAGACGGAATAGGATTTAAAAATGATGCTAAACATATATTTTTAATATTTTTCTATACTTTTCTTTACCTTATAGGTCAAATGCTTACTATAGGATTTCTGATGATGGCTTTTAATATAAAAACTAGTCCTATAATATCATTATTTACTTTTGCTATAGGCGGATTCGGTTTTGCAGTACCTTCTGCACCATCAGGAATAGGACCTTTTGAATGGGCTGTAATATTCGGACTTTCTCTTATAGGCGTAGAAAAAAATATAGCAGCTCCTTATGCTCTTGTATATCATATAATGGGAATTGTACCTATAGTGATAATAGGATTTATATTCTTATTTATTATGGGAGTAGATTTAAAAACTGCTACTAAAGCCGGTAATGAAGAAGAGAACAAAGAGAATAAGGCATAA